The Juglans microcarpa x Juglans regia isolate MS1-56 chromosome 2D, Jm3101_v1.0, whole genome shotgun sequence DNA window AGCTTAAGTCAgtagatatttttttgtatatgttGGTATCTATGTGCTCTGCCAAAATATTGTGTTGGGCATCACTGGCATGAATTTAAACTGTTGTTCAGTTTATGTCATAGTGCTTTTGTTGTATCTGCTAATTGGGTGGCTGCATTTAGCCATGTGACCCAGAAACTCCTACCACATGGTATATGGGCATATCGTCGAACAGCTTAAAgttttagagtaatgctacgaATCAGCCCCTATTCACggctgatccgtagcacaccttacgtgtcacatttttttttttttctaaaaacatgtttctctcttctcacccGTGTCCCTGTCGTAGCCCAGATCCGCCACCGCAGCCGATTCGGCCTCCCACCACAGccaccaaccaccaccaccacggAGCCCATCCTCCTCCCCCAACCCGAGGCCCGTTGCTCCTCCGCACGCACGCCCATAGCCCAACCCCGTGCACCCACGTCGCTGCTCACATTCCGCCACCTATAGCCTCGTGTCACCGCCCACGAACACGCCGGACGTCTACCCCTCGGCCATACCCTTCTTCCCCAGCCCACACCGACTGCCCACACTGaccatttctctctccctcacatgcCCTCTCCCTCACGGGTCCTCTCTCCCTCATGGCCAAATCTGCACTTTCGGACTACCGACTGACTGCCGCCATCTCAACAGTCGCCGCCATCTCGACAGTCGCCGCCACCTCGACAGTCGAAGCCCAAGGATGGGCAAGGGGTGGGAGGCCTTGGGCGACACGGGTGGTGGGGAGAGgaagtaaaaatgaaatttgaaatgagaGGGAAGTGGGTTTTGTTGTGGGTGTTTTGGTCATTTTACTATGGTGTATTTTGGATGATCCCAAACAGTGGGCTGATCACAATACTTTTTCAAAGTTTTATTGTGTTGAGGAACTATAGCTTTAATGTCGTTTCTTTTTTCACAAGAATGGGATGGAAGGTGAGGTCCTATATCCAAGACCCACTGGTGTGTGACTTTCCAATAACAGTTTGTTGGGATGAAAGGAATTCTAAAATGGAAGGTGAGGTCCTATATACAAGACCCACTGGTGTGTCTTACCATTTACCAATAATAGaatttgttttgttaaaagaGATTATTTAGAATTCTTTTCTATGCGTCCTGTGTATTTTGCTgtcttttttttgtattaataaaaatctgctttatgtataaaaaataaataaattattttgaaagttttcaGTTTGAAATCATCAATTCCCTTGGGTTGTAAGTTCATTGGAAATCCTTGTGCAGCTTCTTCTGGTGAAATCCATGATGCTTTGAAGGATGAAAACCTGCAGAAAATCATCCGCAATATTGATTGTTCCCCAGATGCTAAGAATGTAAGAAGTTCAATTCTGAAATCAACACACCAGTATTTTCTGCATTAGATTCTCGTTTGATAACGTGATCATTgctaaatcaaattattattatagcaTGCATGGAAGATAGTGTCAGCTAAAATCTGCTGTCACTTGGTAAGAACTTGAGAAAGCAATGGGAGTGGAGGTGTTTCTTTCGCATATTCACCGACAAGGTATTGCCATCCGTTGCTACCTTAACTGTACTCTCCTTACATTCAAAAGCGTTCATGAGAATAGGTTTGCATGCAATGTGATTAGGAAATCTTAGTGCTCCGGCTTGAATCATCTTACTCAATTTTAGCTTTTCTCAGATTCTATCTTACATCAACCCGTAGCTCCAACTAGCCATATAactggaggaagaagatgacatTTTTCCAGGAAGTTGAAGATTCTACAAAGCCAGCAGTTTGTTAAATCAACTTCTGGTTTGACCTTCAATCCAGCTTCTTCAATCCGGCTGGCAGCTAGTACATCCCTTGCTCCGTGAGTGCCACTTCATGCAAGTCTATCGGTAGGAGTCCTCTGGTGTAATATATAGTTTAAGAAGTACATTTCAAGTTTCAGTTTTTCTGTACAAATAGTAGATGCAATAGGAGCAATACCGCTCCAATTTCTTTGCCTTTTCAGTCATCACTGTCTGTGTGGACTTTGAGACTTCATGAATAAACTCTCGCTCCTTACCTACattatcattaataaataagaatatgatgatgatggaagCTATGCCACTCTCTCTCCTACGGGAGAAGGCTTCTCCGAGCGACTAGCTAGGAGCCCTGCctcctttctctcttctcctctctttccccccttttttcttttcctttcccaccttttccctccttttttctccATATTGCTGTATTTGAGTGGTTCAATCTGTTGTGTCGTCCGCCCACCATTGAATCTTCCTCGTGCCAATTTGCCATCCACCAACCACTCATCATCCCCACTCAGCGCATGAGGCTCTCATGCCACCTTTTCCTTCAAGGATTCTCATTCTTACTTTCCCTTTTTGAGAAGATCTCATGCGGGACAAGGTTCCTTAAAGTTACTGTTTGAAATTAACTACTTCAAgttagagagagatagacataaaaaattaaacaaacgaTAAATTCTGTAGGATTTACTCTTATCTCTCTCCAACTTGAAACCCTTTTAACATTGGGCAACAATTTGAGAAGATTTTTTCCATCACACATCAACATTATTTTGGGTCGTTTGTTGCCTACTCATCTCCTCCTCCGAATTTTTGTTTCCAATACTAATGATATAATGTtgctaaaaaaaacaaaaatgataaccATTCAATTGATGGAATCCACCGCGCTCTCTCTATAGTTTCGCAGAAAATCTTACCGCACCACATCCGCTAAGCAATTTTGGGggtaaattctaatataatagaAAGTTCAGGAATTAATGAGAAAACTGAGATATTACCTTGTAGGAGTTATGTGTCAGcttcaaattccaaaattgCTTTCCATTGCCTGCCCATGCCCATGGTAACTGATAATTTATGGTCTTTTGAATCAAACACAAACCCTAAGAAAGAGgatcaggaaaagaaaaatatgctaTTCATTGGTAGCTGTTTCTACTTTTATCTTGCTACACCCGTACGTCTTCCACTTTTAATGGCGACTGCTGACCACTGTGCAACACAGCACACAGGTGGACTAGTGGCCTTAATTCTCCAACCTTTACCTTCTGCACTTTCTATTTATTTGgcattttgaagtttttttttttttttttttgaactggtacaaatacaaagagattatacaaaataaattcacaaattgatgtgatttcatagaatccgttagatctattttataataaaaataactttacaatcgtACCATATCAAGTCACattagtttgtagatttacttttatgtaattcttttgtggctaaagtttttttttttttttaaagatacaatctttccatccaaatatctttttaaaatttggaaatactctattatataaaaaaatgttgtcgATGAATAATATGAACTCAACATTAAATACAACAGAACCGCAGAATATATCTATATTTCTTCGGATGAtccaaaacttttaaataaaaaaaattataggaaatctAGATCTTTGCCTAAAAATAGATACAGCAATAGATACAGCAAACGTGAAAGGCGAGGCTTTCTTCGTCAGCCCCACATGGCACATGCGTTTCAACTTCCTTGTTTCCTTTATGATGTATGCAATATGCATGAGTCATATcgaatgataaaatgaaagaagatcTTCTAGTTTACAATTGTCATGTTTCAACAATGAAAAAgttatacttcctgtatactcggctatgcctatttcattcatatcaataaatttactcaaaaaaaaaaacaatgataaaGTAACTCCCCCACCTTATCCTTGCATAAATGGTAGCAGTAAAAATGTTCTTGATCCACACTTTCTTATTTTGAACTTCTCATAAAGAAGATAGACAAGAGAACCAGAGTTTTGGGCATGAGACCCCATAGGTAATGATGCCAGAGAAAGCTGATGAACTCATTGGTTTAATGGGTTAGAACTCataaaaatgattaatgaaAGGATGACACCAATCCGAAGCAATAAGAACAATATAGTGTCAACATTTTAGATAATCCAGGGAATTGTTTCGTAAACACCTTTTTCGCTTTCCTTCACTGGTCCTGTGTATGCAACATTTGCAAGTTGAAGGCAGAAAATGACATAGGAGACGATAGAATTCTATCAGCATCCTTCCTCCTGGACCTAAGGCCACATCTCTCATTTATAGGCATATCGCAATCACTAAATTTAAACTATAAATGTAAACTATAAGCATCTCCCATATCTTcgaattataaactaaagagaaaaagagagaaagaaaagggcaACAAAACTTATATGGGAAAAAGAACTTTAATTTACATGCGAGTATCCATAACTACATGTTAGTTGCTTTATAAGTGTATGGCCATCCGGGAAAACTTATCTCGGAGATGCGCTGTTCTCTTGTACTACAAAAGTTAGCAGGCAAGAGTCCTGTCATCCATTAGACCAAGACTTCCGACCTGTAATGCACAAAAAACTCATTATTGCTATATTCTGAGTTTCATGCCATGCCCACGCAATCCTCATTTAGTTTCAGAAATCACAAGGAATTACCATTCATAGAGTAGCTGGCACCAACTAAAGCAAGGATTGCCATAACTTGTGCATCCCTGGCCAGCCAGGGTTCCTAGCTATTGACCTATCTTGTACCTAAGGAAATCATCAAGAAAATTAGAGAAGAGTCTGATATCCCATGTTGGATGGTTAGGGTTACTCGGATTAAACCATTATTTTTGTAAGTCAATCACTTCGATCAACTTGAATCATAGTTTGTAATAACCCTTGAACATGCAGCTGCCACACCAGTCAAGATGTGGTGAGAAGCCCATTCAATATCAAAGTGTGACAGGTGTGTCAAGAGAGCCTAGCCAATCTGTAACATATATAGTTTTCAAAGCAGGAGCTTTGTTCCTATTGAGCCACCCAATCCATTCTTAAGTTAAATGCTTTTATGTTGAACGtctatctcaaaataatttgaaaggttatattaataaatacaatGCAATTTAGGACTTTAAAGGTATGAGACATTCacacttcttttttatttaacttttttccttctttcctctCTATTTAATTTATGACAATTAATAATCAAAAAATACTGGTCATGTTGCTCCACAATCAACCGCGCATCATGCATGTGCACAACTAGTGTTTCTTAAAAGCAAAAGCACGATCACAAATATAAGTAGTATGGGCTCAATGCCGTAAAAGATCCCTGTACTTTGACCCTTTTGTTTTCCCATAACTAATGCAATAAACCTACCTGATTGGTGATTCTCAAGATTTTCATGTCCCCTACTGGTGCTTGGCTTGCTACTACTTGGCTGAGCCAGCACTTGATTCTGCAAAAGGAATTAAATGTTATTGATTTCAACTTCTAACAATCCCATGGGAATGGTGATAGAATAGAGCCACACCCATTAACCTTAAAAGAGTAAAGCATGTGGGAAGCTACAAATGGATTCAACAATTTCTTCGAACTTTTGGTAATgagaaacaataaaatttaaaagaacaaaaaacatGATTAACTCAAACTGGAACAATAAATTGCTCTACAAAAGATTGTAACCAAATatattccaaataaaaaattaaggtaATATGGGCCAAGAGTGTTTCAGAGAACGACAGAACTATGGATTCATTGTCCAATGGCATGGATCTATTTTTTAGGTAATGCTAACTTTCAATTGGTTTGTGTGGACCTATAGTGTTTTGGAGAAGTACCAGGAAGTGAttgttgtataatatataaaggtGGCAAGAAGTTATAAACACATCCAAGCTCTGATTCCGAGGTACAATTAAGAGGCTAGAAATACCTGTGGTATTGGCAACTGCATCTGATGAGTAGCAATATACTGCTGATAAGGATCAACAAAATTTGGGAACCGTGGCTGGCTTGTGTGCTGTGTACCAATTGAGTGTAGCATTTGTTCTGACTGGTTGGTTGCTTGAATTCTGGAAGGATCGGGTGCAGTAACAGGTGGCATATGAAAAGCCGGCATTGGGAATCGTGGTCCCAGATGAGCTGCTGCAGCTGATGTTGGCAATCCTGAACCAGCTAACAAATTGGGAAAGGGTATCATGGGCCGATTGATGCCCATTTCCATGCCCATGCCCAACCCAATTCCCATCCCCATTGCTGGCATATACTGCTGGACACCAGGAAACAACATGGGGACCATGCCACAACCCATAGacatcatctgcaaaaaatgTTTACAACCAAATCTTTGTCATGAATAATGCATGAGGTCATAATGTTCCTTGGTGAAGATATTGAACcacatgaaataaaacaaagtaTTGAAGATACATGTTTGTATACAAAAGACTTTATTAAGTGCAAGGCATAATGATGAaccaaaatcatttttacaTAAGCATGCTATTAAAACTCATCTTCATTCTGGatatataaacttcaattcAAATCAACTTTCAAAAGTAGAATAGGATGGGTTGAATATATGGAAACTAaaattctctaattttttttccccctgCCCAAAGAAGGTAAAAGCTCAATTTTCAAGGATGAGGAAAACGAGGGGACAAAATGTTGACCTCCAGAAAGCTTACTTTGGAGGGAACACTGTGCAGGAAGGCTCAAGTATACTGTTAAATGGGATCAAGATTTAATAATCAAAGACTCCTGCTAACTTTAAACGACaccttattaaaaaattctctcttttcaCCTGTTTATTATCCATAATTAAACATCTTCTGGTACAGTTACAGTCGACAGTTGAAGCTGAAACGCACATGTTACTTATCTAGTTAGAGGAGTTTGGAAGACAATTTACCAGAGTAGGGGCCAAGTAGTAAACAAGAATCTCATACTGACTAAAGAAGAATTGAGGATCAAAATCGAGATATTTTAGCAAACTAATATGTCAAGTATGAAGGTGATACAACACCCACACAAGCCATTGTCACAACAATCGAGTTCTTTAAAGCTTAGGTATTGATGAAACTAGTTTATAATTTCCTAATAATATGAAGCTCAAGTCGGGTGCACGGGACATTCCCTCAAACAAACTCAAcctatttagaagaaaatagaagattcTCCAGCTGTCTTTAGGTGGCAATATCTTGGTATGCCTAggatacaaatattcaaataattttggaagaaaatgttCACATTGATATACCTTTTGTCATTTGTTCTTCTATCGGAGGATAAGCACATAATGACCTTAAGGATCATGATGGGAACCAGTTCATATCGGATCAAAACACACCTTTTTGTTCATGCAAGCATCTAGAAGGAAGAAGATGCAGGCCTATTATGCCATTAGTGTCGCATTAACAGGATTATGAAATATAAACACAACACCCACAATACAGGAGAACAATTTTCTTTTGGTCTGAAGTTGCATAACAAGTTCACGTGTAAAAGTATGATGAGGCACGTAGACCATCCAAGGAAACAAGTTTAAGAATCAAGATAACAATAAGATACCTGTACTTGCAACTGAAGTGATTTCAAATACTCTATCGCCTCATCCAGCATTGATGCTTTGTCTGactgaaatttaaaaagaacAAGTATATAACTAGTCCATACCatacaaaaaaatcatctaatatatgtgtgtatatataaaagaggTGGTTGCTCAATAGTCAAAAAACTTCTGAAAATAAATTGTGTAACAACCTTGTTGCAACGAGGTATGAGTTCTTGCAAAGCCCTCATCTTCTCATTTATCCTATCTCGACGTCTCTGTACGTGAATGCACTATTTCACTATTTGACGGAAGATAACCacgagaaatagagagagatttttttcaaagtctCTACTATGATAGTAAATATACAAACCCTCTCTGAAAGGTTGTGGACCTCTGCGGCACGGGATCTCTTCGTAGATGTTGATCCACGAACCTGTTTCTTTGTGTCCCCAGATTCAAACTCGGCATCCTTTCATAATAAGATTATATGAAGTCAACCAGGTTGAAACAAAGATATTAAAGAACGTACAAGTTCATTTTAAgcggaaaaaaataaacaggaAAAATAAGTTTCAGCATTCTTAAACTGGAAGCATAAACTGCACCATAATTTACAAAGAATAAACTGTgagttttcaaatatttttcccCACACCTATTCTCAAAGAAATTTTAAGACAATAGCACATTTTAACTCTCTTGAAGCTAGCAGTGCTACAGTGCACTTGATTGCAGGAAGGCATTTCCTGTGGCTCTCACTGTTCAGCTTTCCAGACAGATTATATATTGCTTCTAAAAACTCAAGATAAATGCTTTGTccacaaaagaattacaaaaaatcACCTTACAACCTAATGTGACTTATGTGGTATCTTAGAATGTGagctctttttattataaagtagatttgaTGTATCACGTCAAACCATGTAAGTTTGAGGTTTGTGGACCTGGCACtactcaaaactcaaaagaatTTAACTGAGATGTAAAGAAATGTTCTTCATCATGGCCCCATGTTTAATTCCaactttttgaataaaataaataggtaGAACTACTAGCCTAGAAAAAAAGAATAGGTAGAACAAAATCAATTTGTTTTGTGCTTGACTAATCGAATGTTGCACGGGAATGACGGAGTTTTTTAGAGAACCCAGGTGTC harbors:
- the LOC121248586 gene encoding box C/D snoRNA protein 1-like isoform X2; the protein is MGPRQCRVCNEAQSKYKCPSCLAPYCSVVCFKRHKEIPCAKPVSSEEKSTSSGEIHDALKDENLQKIIRNIDCSPDAKNELEKAMGVEVFLSHIHRQDSILHQPVAPTSHITGGRR